The sequence below is a genomic window from Methanobrevibacter sp..
GTTGTAGGGTTTGTAAGTCTTGTGTAGATATTTCCTCCTTCCTTAAGTGCAAATCTGTTTGCAGCCTGCTGCGGGGAATCAAATACATAAGATGTTGTTTGATAAATTGGAGTTACACGAGAACCGGTTTCATCAACTTCTTCCTGTCCAGCATGTACACCAATTGTTGAAATATTTTTTTTGTTTTTAATTTCATACGCCATGATAACTAATTTGTTTTTACTAATATTAACTTATATCATCAAACCTTTCGACAACTTCAGGATTTTGATGGTTGAAGAATAATGTTTCACCATTATCAAGTTCCATTATTTCCATCATATCTTCTTCATCAAGAGCAAAATCAAAGATATTTAAGTTTTCAGCCATTCTTTCTTTGTGAGTGGATTTGGCTAAGACAATTACGCTTCTTTCAACTAACCATCTTAAAATTACCTGTGCAGGAGTTTTACCACCGTTTTTCTCACCGATTTTGATTAATGTTTCATTTTCAAACATTCCATTTTTTCCCTGGCCGAATGGTGCCCAAGCCTGCATCTGAACTCCATTTTTTTCCATGTTTGCCTGTGCAGCATATTGTGCATTGAATGGATTAGTTTCAACCTGGTTGATTTGAGGGATAACCTTACGGTTGAATAGACACATATCTGTCAATCTGTCAGGATAAAAGTTAGATACACCAATAGCTTTGATAAGGCCCGATTCATACAAATCCTCCAAAGCCCTGTAAGCACCATAGTAATCTGAAAATGGCTGATGAATCAATACCAAATCAATATAATCAAGCCCTAATTTTTCAAATGACTCATTCATTGAATCCAAACATTCTTCATAGCCAAAATTGCTTATCCATACTTTTGTTGTAATAAACAATTCTTCACGGCCAATACCACATTCTTTTATGGCTTCACCAACTTCTTTTTCGTTTTTATAGTACTGTGCTGTGTCAATTAATCTGTAACCGACATCAATTGCATCAAGTACTGCTTGTTTTGTTTCTTCAGGAGGAATCAGATAAGTTCCAAATCCTAAAATCGGCATTTTAATTCCATTGTTTAAAGTTAAATATTGCATTTTTCACCTCATAAGTTAAATAAGTCCTGTGCATCAAGCATCACATCTACAATTGGTACCTTGAACGGACACCTTTCTTCACAGTCACCACATGCAATGCAGTCTGTTGCATTATATTTTAAGTTATTGTAATGTTCTTTGATACTGTCTGGAACTTTATCATGATTTTTTGCAAGATCAAAGAATTTGATTACTGATGCAATATCAATTTCTGATGTACATGGAGCACAATGTCCACAGTATGTGCATTGTCCTCTAAATGAATGTTGTGGAGCATTTCTTAAAACTTCAGCATAATCTTTTTCAGCATCAGTTGCTTTACAGTATTTTAATGATTCCATAAGTTCATCAACTGTTTTTACGCCAACAAATATACTTGAAACTCCTTTTTGCTCCAAAGCATAATTAATACATTGAACAGGAGTTAATGCAACACCGAATGGTGAAGTTTCACTGCTTAAC
It includes:
- a CDS encoding aldo/keto reductase; the protein is MQYLTLNNGIKMPILGFGTYLIPPEETKQAVLDAIDVGYRLIDTAQYYKNEKEVGEAIKECGIGREELFITTKVWISNFGYEECLDSMNESFEKLGLDYIDLVLIHQPFSDYYGAYRALEDLYESGLIKAIGVSNFYPDRLTDMCLFNRKVIPQINQVETNPFNAQYAAQANMEKNGVQMQAWAPFGQGKNGMFENETLIKIGEKNGGKTPAQVILRWLVERSVIVLAKSTHKERMAENLNIFDFALDEEDMMEIMELDNGETLFFNHQNPEVVERFDDIS